One Calditrichia bacterium DNA window includes the following coding sequences:
- a CDS encoding aldo/keto reductase — protein sequence MSIPEFATPDATRQFADQHQKKYSKNAYRQLGRTGLTVSRLGFGTYRCHAEVELHKTALKMTLEHGCNLIDTSANYTDGMAEVMIGDIFNDFIVWNGKPREAYVVVSKVGYIQGDNMDIAKDRENNSDPFPEVVKYHTDMWHCIHPAYIEDQITRSLARMHLDTLDVYLLHNPEYFLMHAEQQNFDLAAAEKQFYNRLRRAFVQMEKLVNDGLIRWYGISSNSFPLPADDPHHVSLAKVWTAYGDACLQLGIAPEDGHFAVIQLPFNMLENGAETEKNNAFQNENLTVLQLAEKLNLGVLANRPLNAIDGNRLLRLANYGAEPDTDYSSKFEIELEKAQQIEDELVSFVASENLQLGSEGKAFREFLQSSVHLRMLTRQNMDVSTFRMLLAQRLNPLTEFGKRVLLEKSNPESGIGKTIERYFAALQSAADVWLMELDRRNSIALKETVSAFDSAHPQWQQQSLSQKALLQTLHSGEVHVSLVGMRSPEYVKDSLEVLKLL from the coding sequence ATGTCCATCCCCGAATTTGCCACGCCGGATGCCACCCGGCAATTTGCTGATCAACATCAAAAAAAATATTCCAAAAACGCCTATCGCCAATTGGGGCGAACCGGGCTGACCGTATCGCGATTGGGCTTTGGCACTTATCGCTGCCACGCCGAGGTTGAGTTGCACAAAACCGCGCTGAAAATGACGCTGGAACATGGCTGTAACCTGATCGATACTTCCGCAAATTATACGGACGGGATGGCGGAAGTAATGATCGGCGATATCTTCAACGATTTTATCGTTTGGAACGGCAAACCGCGCGAGGCATACGTTGTTGTCAGCAAGGTTGGCTACATTCAGGGCGACAATATGGACATCGCAAAAGATCGCGAAAACAACAGCGATCCGTTTCCGGAAGTCGTTAAATATCACACAGATATGTGGCATTGCATTCACCCGGCTTATATTGAAGACCAGATCACCCGTTCGCTGGCGCGGATGCACCTGGATACGCTGGATGTGTATCTGCTGCACAACCCGGAATATTTTTTGATGCACGCCGAACAGCAAAATTTTGATTTGGCAGCCGCCGAAAAACAATTTTACAATCGCCTGCGCCGCGCGTTTGTGCAAATGGAAAAACTGGTAAACGACGGGCTGATTCGCTGGTATGGCATTTCCAGCAACAGCTTTCCGCTGCCGGCGGACGATCCGCATCACGTCAGTTTGGCGAAAGTGTGGACGGCGTATGGAGATGCCTGTTTGCAGCTCGGCATTGCGCCGGAAGACGGGCATTTTGCGGTCATCCAACTGCCGTTCAATATGCTGGAAAACGGCGCGGAAACCGAAAAAAACAATGCTTTTCAAAATGAGAACCTGACCGTTTTACAACTCGCCGAAAAATTAAATCTCGGGGTTTTGGCGAACCGTCCGTTGAACGCGATTGACGGCAACCGGCTGCTGCGATTGGCCAATTACGGCGCCGAACCGGACACCGATTATTCATCCAAATTTGAGATTGAATTGGAAAAAGCCCAGCAAATTGAAGATGAACTGGTCAGCTTTGTCGCCAGCGAGAATTTGCAGCTCGGCAGCGAGGGCAAGGCATTCCGCGAATTTTTGCAAAGCAGCGTGCATTTGCGCATGCTCACCCGCCAAAATATGGATGTTTCCACCTTCCGGATGTTGCTGGCGCAGCGGCTGAACCCGCTCACGGAATTCGGCAAACGCGTGCTGCTGGAAAAAAGCAATCCCGAATCGGGCATCGGCAAAACCATCGAACGCTATTTTGCGGCGCTGCAATCCGCTGCGGATGTTTGGCTGATGGAACTGGATCGCCGGAATTCCATCGCGCTGAAAGAAACCGTATCTGCGTTCGACAGCGCACATCCGCAATGGCAACAGCAATCGCTGTCCCAAAAAGCGCTGCTGCAAACGCTGCACAGCGGCGAAGTGCATGTTTCGCTGGTTGGCATGCGCTCACCGGAATATGTGAAGGATTCGCTGGAAGTGCTTAAACTGCTTTAA